ACGAAAGATTAGCTGAAAAGAACATGGGTTTGGAACTCACCGAAAAAGCAAAAGAACTAATAGCTACCTATGGATACGATCCTACCTTTGGAGCAAGACCTCTCAAAAGAGCTATACAGCGTCACATAGAAAATCCTTTAGCCTTAAAGATTCTTGACGGGACCTTCGTAGAAGGGGATAAAATCATCGTAGATGTAAACGATTTCGGAGAGTTTGTATTCACCAAACAACCAGTTCATTAATAATATAAGTAACTTCCCCTACCCCTCTATATCTTTCCAACTTTAAGGATATGAGGGGTAGGGATTGAATTTTATATGAAAATTGGTAAACTTTATCATAAAAGGGAAGATAAATTTTTTAAATTTTATCTAAGGAGGGTTTACGAATGATGGAATTTAATTTTACGTTTAAAGGTCTTGATCCTTCAGAGGCTATCAAACAGTATGCTGAAAAAAAGATTAGCAAGTTTGAAAAATATTTTGAAGGACCTGTAAACGTACAGATAGTTTTTAAGAGAGAAAAATTTAGAGAAATCGTAGAAATAGTACTTAAAGGAGATGGAGAGGTATTGGTGGTAAAGGAAGAAACTTCAGATATCTATGAAGCCATAGACCTTGCTTATGAAACTTTAGAAAAACAGGTGAAAAAATTAAAGGAAAAAAGAAAAGAGTTTAGAAAAGGAAGGACTGTTGAAATCTCAGGAGAAGCCTCAGTTTCTAACTATGAAATCAAAAAAGTTGAAATTAACCATCTTTCTACCGCAGAAGCTATAAATTGGTTTAAGAAAAACCATGAAGAAGATTTTTTTGTTTTTTACAACACTGATTATGATAAAATATGTGTTCTTTATTTAAAGGATGATAAACCAGTGGTTCTTGTACCAGAATTTGCTTAAAGATGCCTAATTTAATCATCATAACTGGCACCTCAGGTTCTGGGAAAAGCACAGCTTTAAAGGCTTTTGAGGATTTAGGCTACCTTGCTATAGACAACTTTCCTACCCGACTTTTAATTTCCTTTTTAAAGGAAGTTAAGGAAAGCCTGTCTACAGACAAGGTAGCCTTAGTAATGGACCTAAGAGATAGATACTTTTTGCCTGAGTTTAAAACCGTACTTCCTCAGATACACAAGCTAGGTTATTTTTGGGAGCTCATCTTTCTTGATGCAAGAACTGACGTTATCATTTCAAGGTTTAACCTCACAAGAAGATTGCATCCTCTTTTAAGAGAAAAAGAAGTTGGTTTAGAAGAGGTTATAGAGAGGGAAAAGGAACTTTTAGCAGACATCAGAGAACTTGCTACTCTCTTTATAGACACCTCTAACTACAACGTCCATCAACTAAGAAATGAAATTTTTACAAGATATCAGACAAGAACTGACCTGAAAAATTTAGTCTTACATTTTATCTCTTTTGGATATAAATATGGAATACCTCCTGAAGCAGACTATGTCTTTGATGCAAGAATCCTTCCTAACCCTTATTTTAACCCAGAATTAAAACCTCTTAACGGAGAGAACCCTCTTATTAAACAATATTTACTAAACTACGATATAACCAAAACATTTTTAAACTTTCTAACTGAGTTTTTAAATTGGTTAATACCTGTTTATGCCAAAAGCAACAAACGATATCTTACTTTAGCCATAGGATGTACTGGGGGTAGACATCGTTCAGTTGCTCTAATCGAATTTTTAGTAGAAAATTTAAAGAAATCTTTGTTTGAAGTAGAGTTTATAGTGTCTCATAGAGATATTAAAAAAGATGTTTAAAATCGAAGTTTTGGACCAAGAAAAAGACCTTGAGTTTATAGCCCTTACTGAAAAGGAATTGTTTAAAGATGAGTCGTGGGACTATACAAGACTTTTATCTGAGTTTAAGAATTCTTTTTCTCAGATATGGGTCTTAACCAAAGAAAAGGAAAAACTCGGCTATCTTGTGTTTAGGATAATCTTAGACGAAGCAGAACTATTAAGGATTGGGATAAAAAAAGAACATCAAAACAAAGGGTTAGGAACTTATTTTTTAAAGGAATTTTTAAATCATCTTAAACAGCAAGGGGTGAAAAAAGTACATTTAGAACTAAAAATAGACAACCATCCTGCACTTAAGTTATACCAAAAAATGGGGTTTCAAAAAGTATACGTTAGACCAAATTACTATCGAAATAGCGATGCTTTAGTTATGACAAAAGACCTTTAAACAATGATAGAAAAGTTCACTTCTAAAGCCTTATTAGCTAATTTAGCCTACACTTTTGTAGAAAACGTAGAGTACGACCCTAAGTATAATGTTTTCCCAGAAATTTATGCTAAGTTTCCAGCTCTTAGGCAACAAATAGAAACACTTTTAAAAGAGGCCTTCCATCCTTATAAAAATAATTTTCTTGTTTTAGAAGAACTTAGAAGTTACTTTTTAAAGAACCTTTCGATTTTACTTAAACATCCCTACAGAAACAGGGCTTACTGGTTAATTTTTGACCTTTTATTTAAGTTTTTTGGAAAAGACCAAGAAACTAACATCAAAACCGCAGAGACTATTTTTTCTATACTTGATAAAACAGCTGACCTAATCGACCAAGAAACTTTTTACGAGCTAATCCCTGTTTTAAAAGAAATTTTAAAGGCCATAACCAACCTTCCAGAAGAATATTTTTTGAATTTTTTAGAAAATTACTATTCTTTTAAACGTTTAGTTCAAAAGTTAAGCAAACTTTCTTTTTCTCGGGAACTTGAGTTGGTTTACATAGACCTTCTCAAAAAAACTTATATTTCGACCTATACTTTTTGGGGAAAATTAGCTAAAACCTGTGAAGCTAACCTTATTCAAAACACCTCAAGTATAAGGCTTAAAGAAGACTTTTTGACCTCAAACTATTTTGAAAGTCTCATTAATTCTTTAATTGAAAAACCTGTGACTTTGTCTAATCTTTTATCTCTTCCCGATCATTTAGATTTACTTAAAAAATTAAAAG
Above is a genomic segment from Thermodesulfobacterium commune DSM 2178 containing:
- the hpf gene encoding ribosome hibernation-promoting factor, HPF/YfiA family, with the protein product MMEFNFTFKGLDPSEAIKQYAEKKISKFEKYFEGPVNVQIVFKREKFREIVEIVLKGDGEVLVVKEETSDIYEAIDLAYETLEKQVKKLKEKRKEFRKGRTVEISGEASVSNYEIKKVEINHLSTAEAINWFKKNHEEDFFVFYNTDYDKICVLYLKDDKPVVLVPEFA
- the rapZ gene encoding RNase adapter RapZ; this encodes MPNLIIITGTSGSGKSTALKAFEDLGYLAIDNFPTRLLISFLKEVKESLSTDKVALVMDLRDRYFLPEFKTVLPQIHKLGYFWELIFLDARTDVIISRFNLTRRLHPLLREKEVGLEEVIEREKELLADIRELATLFIDTSNYNVHQLRNEIFTRYQTRTDLKNLVLHFISFGYKYGIPPEADYVFDARILPNPYFNPELKPLNGENPLIKQYLLNYDITKTFLNFLTEFLNWLIPVYAKSNKRYLTLAIGCTGGRHRSVALIEFLVENLKKSLFEVEFIVSHRDIKKDV
- the rimI gene encoding ribosomal protein S18-alanine N-acetyltransferase; this translates as MFKIEVLDQEKDLEFIALTEKELFKDESWDYTRLLSEFKNSFSQIWVLTKEKEKLGYLVFRIILDEAELLRIGIKKEHQNKGLGTYFLKEFLNHLKQQGVKKVHLELKIDNHPALKLYQKMGFQKVYVRPNYYRNSDALVMTKDL